Proteins from a single region of Pirellulales bacterium:
- a CDS encoding cytochrome c has protein sequence MFASSRVVNRLILAGLLLVAVGCTAEPPAQFRLNREGQDRSDTETYTPAKLQHVVDCLTALFGTPDEPFAFEETALDMAKVRRAAGPDRREPDGRFGGLFRRHCSHCHGITGDGFGESARLLNPYPRDFRRGVFKYTSTLAGQKPTDQDLLAVLSAGIPGTGMPSFGTLPTADLEALVEYVKFLALRGECEILIQDYVFTQDETLDHDLLVDEVLVPMADGWQAARDEANWIVPTEPQPSDTSASIAAGRELFRSESVGCTKCHGPQGRGDTPQKNYDIWNDAKKDLSPQHIAERFNLPLQEIRPRNLQQAVYHGGGSPIDLYRRIYAGIKGTPMPALGPSPGTDLSSLPPDSKLLTPTQIWNLVDFVLSLPQETTVATAAP, from the coding sequence ATGTTCGCGTCGTCGCGAGTTGTAAATCGCCTGATCTTGGCCGGACTGCTGCTCGTCGCGGTGGGTTGCACGGCGGAGCCGCCCGCACAGTTTCGCCTGAACCGCGAGGGCCAGGATCGCAGCGACACCGAGACCTATACTCCCGCCAAGCTGCAGCACGTGGTGGATTGCCTGACGGCGCTGTTCGGCACGCCGGACGAGCCGTTCGCGTTCGAGGAAACGGCCCTCGACATGGCCAAAGTCCGCCGCGCCGCGGGCCCGGACCGCCGCGAACCGGACGGCCGCTTTGGTGGACTGTTCCGGCGACACTGTTCGCATTGTCACGGCATTACCGGCGACGGGTTCGGCGAAAGTGCACGCCTGCTGAACCCCTACCCGCGCGATTTCCGCCGGGGTGTGTTCAAGTACACCTCGACCTTGGCCGGCCAGAAGCCGACCGATCAGGATCTGCTGGCCGTGCTCTCGGCGGGCATCCCGGGCACGGGAATGCCCTCGTTCGGCACTCTGCCGACCGCAGACCTCGAGGCGCTCGTCGAGTACGTCAAGTTTTTGGCGCTGCGCGGCGAATGCGAAATCCTGATCCAGGACTACGTATTCACCCAGGACGAAACGCTCGATCACGACCTGCTGGTCGACGAGGTCCTGGTGCCGATGGCAGACGGTTGGCAGGCCGCGCGCGACGAGGCCAATTGGATCGTGCCGACCGAGCCGCAGCCCAGCGACACCAGCGCCTCGATTGCCGCAGGCCGCGAGTTGTTTCGCAGCGAGTCGGTCGGCTGCACCAAGTGCCACGGGCCGCAAGGTCGCGGCGACACGCCACAGAAGAACTACGACATCTGGAACGACGCCAAGAAGGACCTTTCACCACAGCACATCGCCGAACGATTCAATCTGCCGCTTCAGGAAATCCGTCCGCGCAACTTGCAGCAGGCCGTCTACCACGGCGGCGGCTCGCCGATCGATCTGTATCGCCGGATCTACGCGGGTATCAAGGGCACGCCGATGCCCGCGCTGGGGCCGTCGCCCGGCACCGATCTGTCGAGCCTGCCGCCGGACAGCAAACTGCTCACGCCGACGCAGATCTGGAACCTGGTTGACTTCGTCTTGTCGCTACCTCAGGAAACGACGGTCGCGACTGCCGCGCCCTAA
- a CDS encoding DUF4392 domain-containing protein produces MRRFPVSQADERFWARCEQLLIRDPARRGLASFRHQGEPLCRGHLRRAVESLAVGRRLAIVTGFCVVEHDPPVAETDGPPGALYLAAVARDLGYDVALVSDAYGMPLLAAGAAWLGLPDETLREFPFEAGGPEAHARASNAADSFAVTDAWVESFYAVPEPWTHLVAIERPGPSHTLDSIRRQPREGAVPEEQFAAEEPVEHRDLCHNIRGRSIHGYTAKTHRLFECAAGHSPATRTIAAIDGGNELGSGTIPWETLRAAIDRGPSGQVVCRVPTDATLVCGVSDWGGYALAVGLAAELGRAATLAERDLDAQRALIETIVRRTGAVDGVTCEAQATVDGLPLETYLQALAGLRAAVGLAP; encoded by the coding sequence ATGCGGCGGTTTCCCGTGAGCCAGGCCGACGAGCGTTTTTGGGCCCGTTGCGAGCAGTTGTTGATCCGCGATCCGGCTCGCCGTGGCCTGGCCAGTTTTCGCCACCAGGGGGAGCCGCTTTGCCGCGGACATCTGCGACGCGCCGTGGAGAGTCTCGCCGTCGGCAGGCGATTGGCCATTGTGACCGGATTCTGCGTGGTCGAGCACGACCCACCGGTGGCCGAGACCGACGGTCCGCCCGGCGCGCTCTACCTGGCCGCGGTCGCCCGCGATCTGGGCTACGACGTCGCCCTGGTGAGCGATGCCTATGGCATGCCGCTGCTGGCGGCCGGCGCCGCCTGGCTGGGGCTGCCGGACGAAACGCTGCGTGAATTCCCCTTCGAGGCGGGCGGACCGGAGGCGCACGCCCGCGCGTCGAACGCGGCCGACAGCTTCGCGGTCACCGACGCCTGGGTCGAGAGCTTCTACGCGGTGCCCGAGCCGTGGACGCATCTGGTCGCCATCGAGCGCCCCGGTCCGAGTCATACGCTCGACTCGATACGCCGCCAGCCGCGCGAAGGCGCCGTGCCCGAAGAACAGTTCGCGGCCGAAGAGCCGGTCGAGCATCGCGACCTCTGCCACAACATTCGCGGCCGTTCGATTCACGGCTACACGGCCAAGACCCACCGCTTGTTTGAGTGCGCGGCCGGACACTCACCGGCCACCAGAACCATCGCGGCGATCGACGGTGGCAACGAACTCGGCTCGGGCACGATTCCTTGGGAGACACTGCGCGCAGCCATCGACCGTGGCCCCTCGGGGCAGGTGGTCTGTCGCGTGCCGACCGATGCGACGCTTGTTTGCGGCGTGAGCGATTGGGGGGGCTACGCACTGGCCGTCGGGCTCGCGGCCGAACTGGGGCGCGCCGCGACCCTCGCCGAGCGCGATCTCGACGCGCAGCGCGCGCTGATCGAAACGATCGTCCGCCGCACCGGTGCCGTGGACGGCGTGACGTGCGAAGCGCAGGCCACGGTCGACGGGCTACCGCTGGAGACTTATCTCCAAGCGCTGGCCGGGTTGCGTGCGGCCGTGGGACTGGCGCCCTAG
- a CDS encoding c-type cytochrome, which yields MSVLHTCCRTVALVAVLWGAGGCIRSEPAAFKPYLEGRDRSDAERYSLARMAELAQHLDAAFGTPDEPKLPPGTDLDLARLQSAAGPVSSNQRGEHRGLYREHCSSCHGITGEGAGPTAYFLTPYPRDFARGVFKFTSTQVGDRPTRADLRRTIELGIPGTAMPSFGLLPSADLDALVEYVRYLSLRGEYAALAASQLFDLDESLPSDGTVAELLEPLADSWRQAEEPARQLAIGADRPKDRAASIAAGRALFLDANFACAKCHGQDANGTGATGTGTESHFDIWNSPKQGLTTAAVLARFNLPLAAIQPRNLRQGVMHGGSRPEDIYRRIAVGVKGTPMPGYAPPSGDPGAASDKFLSPAQIWNLVDYIQSLRVGAAELAAR from the coding sequence ATGTCGGTCTTGCACACCTGCTGCCGCACCGTTGCGCTTGTCGCCGTGCTCTGGGGCGCAGGCGGCTGCATCCGCTCGGAGCCGGCTGCGTTCAAGCCGTACCTCGAAGGCCGCGACCGCAGCGATGCCGAACGCTATTCGCTGGCGCGGATGGCCGAGTTGGCGCAACATCTCGACGCGGCCTTTGGCACGCCCGACGAACCGAAGCTGCCCCCGGGCACCGATCTCGACCTGGCCCGCCTGCAATCGGCCGCCGGACCCGTTTCCAGCAATCAGCGCGGCGAGCATCGGGGACTGTATCGCGAGCACTGCTCGTCCTGTCATGGCATCACCGGCGAAGGTGCCGGGCCAACGGCCTATTTCCTCACGCCATATCCACGTGACTTTGCCCGCGGCGTGTTCAAGTTCACCTCGACGCAGGTCGGCGATCGGCCGACTCGGGCTGACTTGCGCCGCACGATCGAGCTGGGGATACCAGGCACGGCGATGCCCTCGTTTGGGCTGCTCCCCAGCGCCGATCTCGACGCGCTGGTCGAGTATGTCCGTTATCTGAGTCTGCGCGGCGAATACGCCGCGCTTGCCGCCTCGCAGCTGTTCGACCTCGACGAGTCGTTGCCGAGCGATGGCACCGTGGCCGAACTGCTCGAGCCGCTGGCCGATTCGTGGCGTCAGGCCGAGGAGCCGGCCCGACAGCTGGCCATCGGGGCTGATCGGCCGAAAGATCGCGCTGCCTCGATCGCTGCCGGCCGGGCGCTGTTCCTCGACGCCAACTTTGCCTGCGCGAAGTGCCACGGCCAAGATGCCAACGGGACCGGAGCAACCGGGACCGGGACTGAATCGCACTTCGACATCTGGAACAGCCCCAAGCAAGGGCTGACGACCGCCGCGGTGCTGGCCCGCTTCAACCTGCCGCTCGCCGCGATTCAGCCGCGCAATTTGCGCCAAGGCGTGATGCACGGCGGCAGCCGACCCGAGGATATCTACCGCCGCATCGCCGTCGGTGTGAAGGGCACGCCGATGCCGGGCTACGCGCCGCCTAGCGGCGACCCGGGCGCGGCGAGCGACAAGTTCCTCTCGCCAGCGCAGATCTGGAACCTGGTCGATTACATCCAATCGCTGCGCGTCGGCGCTGCGGAGCTGGCCGCACGATGA